GCTGTCCCCCTCGCCGACGCCGTGGAAGGCCCCGGCCATGAAGGGATTGTCCTCCGGGGCGTTGCAGAAGACCACCAGTTTGGCGCAGCCCAGACCGCCGCTGCCTCCGGTCTTCGAGGCGGTGGCCTTGATCACATCCCCCATCTGCCGCACCGCATCCATGTTGATCCCCGACCTCGTTGACCCCAGATTGACGGAGGCACAGACCCGCTCCGTCGCGGCCAGGGCTTCGGGGATGGAATCGATAAGCGCCAGATCGGCCCGGGTCATGGCCTTGTGGACCAGGGCCGAGTAGCCGCCGATGAAGTCGGCCCCCACCTCGGCGGCCGCCTGATCCAGCGTTTCGGCCAGCGGTACCGGCGAAGCGCTGCCGGCGGCAGCCGCCACCAGCGCAATGGGTGTCACGGAGACCCGCTTGTTGACAATGGGGATGCCGTAGTCCCGCTCAATCGCCTCGGTAACGGGCACCAGTTGCTCGGCCCTGGTGAGGATCCGTTCGCGCACCTTCCGACAGGTGGCCGCCATGTCCGGTCCGGCGCAGTCCATCAGGGAGATCCCCATGGTCACCGTCCGGAGGTCCAGCCGCTCCTCCTGGATCATGCGCAGGGTCTCCAGAATCTCCGATGAAGCAAAGGAAATGGTCTGCATCGCTACCCCCTATACCCTGTGCATGTAGTTGAAGACGTCCTCGTGCTGGACCGTTACCTGGACACCCAGACGCCTTCCCTCGTTCTCCAGGGCCTCCCGGAGCTCGCCCAGATCCCCGGCGCCTGTGGCCAGATCCACCACGGCGATCATGGTAAAGAGACCACCCACGATGGTCTGGCTGATATCCTTGATGTTGATCCCCTTCGCGGAGATCACGCCGGTGATCCCCGCGATGATCCCCACGGTATCGCGTCCCACCACGGTGATCACCGCTCTGTTTTCCTGCTGTTCGTTCACTCTCTTCGTCTCCTTCCTCATTGTTCCGTATCGCTCAATGGTCCGCCGGGCCGTCCCCCGATCACCGCGAGCGGTTGACCATCCAGACACCGGTCAGGATCGCGGCACCCCCCGACAGCGTCGCCCAGGTCACGGCCTCGCCCAGAAGCACCGCCGCCACAGCCGTGGCCGACAGGGGGTTCAGGTACATGAAGACCCCGGCGTGGGAGGCCGGCAGGATCTGGAGCGCCCCGTTCCAGAAGGCGTAGGCCAGACCCGAGCAGAGGAACCCGAGAAAAGCCAGACTCCACCAGGTCGCCGCGGAAAGCGACATCAGCTCCTCCGTGGGTCCCTGCAGCACGTAGAGCGCCGTAGTCATCAGCCACCCCAGAATGATCGCCCAGAGCAGCGTCCGGGTGGGGTTGTCTCCGCCCAGCCAGCGCCGGGAGAGCACCGTATAGACCGCCCAGTTGACGGCGCTGCAGAAGATCAGAAAGTCCCCGAATCCCACGGCCCCGCCCGGCTTGAGGGCAGCGAGATCGCCGTTGGAGACCACCAGGAGCACACCCCCTGCAGCCAGGGCGATCCCCAGCACGCCGATCCTCCGGAGGCGCTCCCCGAGGAGACAGAACCCCAGGAGGGCGATGAAGACAGGCATGGTGGAGATGATCCAGGCCGAGGTGGCCGCCTGAGCGGTCTTCAGTCCGGTGGTCTGCAGCAGCTGGTGGACCGGCACCCCCAGAAAGCCCAGCAGACCGCAGGTCAGCCACTCCCGCCCCCGGGGCAGCGATCGGCCCTTCCCCAGCAGCACAGGCAGGAGGATCACAATGCCCAGGCCGAACCGGATCCATATGATGGTCAGCGGCGAGGCCCCCCGCAGGGCGATCTTCGTCGCCGTAAAGGAAGCCCCCCAGGAAACCACGGCGGTGGCCGCCATCAGCATTCCGAGCGCCAGAAAGGGAGAGGCCGCCGCCTCTCCCCCGGACTGTTGGCTTGCAGACATGTCCGCTTCCTTGCGATTTCGCACCTGCTCGTTTCCCATCCTTTCTCGTCCCGGCACGCGTCAGGGCACCACCCGGATCGGCGTGCTGTACCGCCAGGCGATCCGGGCCACCCGGCCGCCGTCGACGGTAAAGACAGCCTCGTCCCCCGCCGGAGTGGTGTAGACAAGCCGTTCCTCCGAGCGCCTGTCGGGGGAGCCCAGCGAGTAGAGCACATCCTCGCGGTAGGAGCCCACCCGCAGCCCCCAACGTACGGGGACCGACGGATCGGTCACCGTGATGGCCTCAGGCTGCAGCAGGTCCCCGGAGACCACCAGACTGATCCGGAGCCCGTCGCCTTCCAGGGTATGCCGCCCCGGCGGGGCGGATCCGGGGGTGGCGAAGGCATGGCCCTCCATGCCCGGCAGTGTGGCCACCTGGTTCCAGTGTTCCCCGGCGAGGGGAAAGCCGAAGGGACTGAAGAGGAAGAGCTCCACCCTGCCGGCCTCTGCGAGGTCGATCCCCTCCTCCCCACCGGGGAACAGCATGGGCAGAACCAGCAGCGCCGCGCCGGCCAGGACGACAACCGCAAGG
Above is a genomic segment from Synergistales bacterium containing:
- a CDS encoding ACT domain-containing protein translates to MNEQQENRAVITVVGRDTVGIIAGITGVISAKGINIKDISQTIVGGLFTMIAVVDLATGAGDLGELREALENEGRRLGVQVTVQHEDVFNYMHRV
- a CDS encoding PFL family protein — translated: MQTISFASSEILETLRMIQEERLDLRTVTMGISLMDCAGPDMAATCRKVRERILTRAEQLVPVTEAIERDYGIPIVNKRVSVTPIALVAAAAGSASPVPLAETLDQAAAEVGADFIGGYSALVHKAMTRADLALIDSIPEALAATERVCASVNLGSTRSGINMDAVRQMGDVIKATASKTGGSGGLGCAKLVVFCNAPEDNPFMAGAFHGVGEGDSAVNVGISGPGVVLQAVKRHPDLALGELADRIKRMAFKITRAGELVGREAAKRLGTPFGIVDLSLAPTPAPGDSVAEILEAMGLEQCGTHGTTAALAMLNDAVKKGGAMATSYVGGLTGAFIPVSEDAGMIRAAREGTLALDKLEAMTCVCSVGLDMVAVPGDTPAETLSAIIADEAAIGMINNKTTAVRIIPVPGGQVGDEVEFGGLL
- a CDS encoding DMT family transporter codes for the protein MSASQQSGGEAAASPFLALGMLMAATAVVSWGASFTATKIALRGASPLTIIWIRFGLGIVILLPVLLGKGRSLPRGREWLTCGLLGFLGVPVHQLLQTTGLKTAQAATSAWIISTMPVFIALLGFCLLGERLRRIGVLGIALAAGGVLLVVSNGDLAALKPGGAVGFGDFLIFCSAVNWAVYTVLSRRWLGGDNPTRTLLWAIILGWLMTTALYVLQGPTEELMSLSAATWWSLAFLGFLCSGLAYAFWNGALQILPASHAGVFMYLNPLSATAVAAVLLGEAVTWATLSGGAAILTGVWMVNRSR